A genomic stretch from Mus pahari chromosome 6, PAHARI_EIJ_v1.1, whole genome shotgun sequence includes:
- the Pla2g2e gene encoding group IIE secretory phospholipase A2, producing the protein MKPPIALACLCLLVPLAGGNLVQFGVMIERMTGKPALQYNNYGCYCGVGGSHWPVDETDWCCHAHDCCYGRLEKLGCDPKLEKYLFSITRDNIFCAGRTACQRHTCECDKRAALCFRHNLSTYNCKYAHYPNKLCTGPTPPC; encoded by the exons ATGAAACCTCCCATTGCCCtggcttgcctttgcctcctgg TGCCCCTGGCTGGCGGGAACCTGGTCCAGTTTGGAGTGATGATTGAGAGAATGACAGGAAAGCCCGCACTGCAGTACAATAACTACGGCTGCTATTGTGGCGTCGGTGGCTCCCACTGGCCGGTGGATGAGACGGATTG GTGTTGCCATGCCCATGACTGCTGCTATGGCCGCCTGGAGAAGCTGGGCTGTGACCCCAAGCTGGAAAAGTACCTCTTCTCTATCACTCGGGACAACATCTTCTGTG CTGGTAGAACGGCTTGCCAGCGGCATACCTGCGAATGTGACAAGAGAGCCGCTCTCTGCTTTCGCCACAACCTGAGCACTTACAACTGCAAGTATGCCCACTACCCCAACAAGCTGTGTACTGGGCCCACCCCACCCTGCTGA